The proteins below come from a single Candidatus Thorarchaeota archaeon genomic window:
- a CDS encoding thioredoxin — translation MRFAQPKGYTMSDDELAEIRRRKMQAMMRQAAAPKVEEPMANGQVNLLTDGTFWQVISKTSTAMVDFFGEWCGPCRALAPTFVELAREWAGKVFFGKIDIDRNPVTTAQFGIQSVPMVVAFKAGRPVGSLPGLRSFGEYDAIVEQLRSGRLSERSDLI, via the coding sequence ATGAGGTTTGCACAACCGAAGGGATACACCATGTCCGATGACGAGCTTGCAGAGATAAGGCGGCGGAAGATGCAGGCAATGATGCGTCAGGCCGCCGCACCGAAGGTGGAAGAGCCCATGGCCAACGGTCAGGTGAACCTGCTCACGGATGGGACATTCTGGCAAGTCATATCCAAGACCAGTACAGCAATGGTGGACTTCTTTGGGGAGTGGTGTGGACCATGCCGAGCGCTGGCTCCGACATTCGTGGAGTTGGCTCGTGAGTGGGCAGGCAAGGTCTTCTTCGGCAAGATAGACATAGACCGGAATCCAGTCACTACGGCGCAGTTTGGCATTCAGTCGGTGCCAATGGTGGTGGCCTTCAAGGCAGGGCGTCCGGTGGGCTCCTTACCGGGTCTGAGGTCATTTGGCGAATACGATGCGATAGTCGAGCAGCTGAGATCAGGGCGACTATCCGAGAGATCGGACCTCATCTAG
- a CDS encoding isoaspartyl peptidase/L-asparaginase — translation MVVGVGLTTVNMVPSSDLPMIVVHGGAGAWKDERIPQGVDAVREAATVGFRVLKNGASALDAAEVCTVFMEASGKLNAGVGATRNIDDEIELDAMIVDGWTLKSGSVMAVKGIQHPVSLARYVMERTEHMQFAGDGVYKLYQRMIDEGYRKELGVGVTALPPLTSSAASDTVGCITVDTKGRIACTSSTGGISKKMAGRVGDSPVFGAGAYANKTGGATATGQGEHIIRVLLSRMAVLYMEHGDDAMTSAVKAMDLFVRETHSEAGLIVADRHGSFGASTNAKAMPVTVIQGSLDRMRSAALLDEVRSLG, via the coding sequence GTGGTTGTGGGCGTCGGGCTGACAACGGTGAACATGGTGCCATCCAGCGACTTGCCAATGATTGTGGTCCATGGTGGAGCAGGAGCATGGAAGGACGAGCGGATTCCGCAGGGTGTTGATGCGGTTCGTGAGGCAGCGACTGTTGGTTTCCGAGTGCTGAAGAACGGGGCTTCGGCGCTTGACGCAGCGGAGGTGTGTACTGTCTTCATGGAAGCATCAGGAAAGCTGAATGCTGGTGTTGGCGCAACCCGGAACATCGATGATGAGATCGAACTGGACGCCATGATCGTTGACGGCTGGACGCTCAAGTCAGGCTCCGTCATGGCGGTGAAGGGGATTCAGCATCCGGTGTCCCTTGCTCGATATGTCATGGAGCGAACGGAACACATGCAGTTTGCCGGAGATGGTGTGTACAAACTCTACCAACGCATGATAGACGAGGGGTACCGAAAGGAGCTCGGGGTTGGCGTGACCGCCCTGCCGCCCTTGACCAGCTCTGCAGCATCTGACACAGTTGGTTGCATCACGGTCGACACAAAGGGACGGATCGCTTGCACCTCGTCGACTGGGGGAATATCAAAGAAGATGGCCGGAAGGGTCGGTGACTCTCCGGTGTTCGGTGCTGGCGCATACGCAAACAAGACGGGCGGTGCGACTGCCACAGGTCAGGGAGAACACATCATCAGAGTCCTGCTCTCACGTATGGCAGTATTGTACATGGAACATGGGGACGACGCTATGACCTCCGCCGTCAAAGCAATGGACCTATTCGTTCGTGAGACTCACAGTGAGGCCGGCCTGATTGTGGCAGACCGGCACGGCAGCTTCGGTGCCTCCACAAACGCAAAGGCAATGCCTGTCACAGTGATTCAGGGCAGCCTTGACCGGATGAGGTCTGCTGCTCTGCTAGATGAGGTCCGATCTCTCGGATAG
- a CDS encoding zinc-binding dehydrogenase, which produces MKASVFHNHGGPDVLSYETVEDPTLSSTQVLIEVKGVALNHLDLFVRKGWPGLNLTMPHILGSDVAGVVKDTGDGVKSTLTPGDRVVVDPSVYCGHCEFCLRGEHSLCDEYRIIGEHVRGGYADYIAVEAENVIPVPNDFKLDLTMLAAMPLTTMTAWRALVTKARLRAGQDILIVGIGGGLAVAALQIAGALGARAIVTSSSDEKLKRAVELGAAQTINHREQPDYHKEVWRLTNRRGVDVVLDSVGQATWERSLRSLRKGGRLIVPGATSGPNATTNVSLVFWKQLEILGTTMGSRSELRDALRLVWSGRVRPVVDRVMPLSKAREAHEVLERGEQFGKIIMTP; this is translated from the coding sequence ATGAAAGCATCAGTGTTTCATAACCACGGCGGTCCGGATGTGCTCTCGTATGAGACTGTTGAAGACCCGACTCTCAGCAGCACGCAGGTCTTGATCGAAGTCAAGGGAGTCGCCCTAAACCATCTTGACCTGTTCGTGAGAAAGGGTTGGCCGGGTCTGAACCTCACAATGCCGCATATCCTTGGCAGTGACGTCGCAGGAGTAGTCAAGGACACCGGCGATGGAGTCAAGTCGACACTCACACCGGGCGACAGAGTAGTAGTCGACCCGAGCGTCTATTGCGGCCACTGCGAGTTCTGCCTCAGAGGGGAACACTCTCTGTGTGATGAGTACAGGATAATTGGCGAACACGTCAGAGGTGGCTATGCAGACTACATTGCTGTGGAGGCTGAGAATGTCATCCCAGTCCCGAATGACTTCAAGCTCGACCTGACTATGCTTGCGGCGATGCCTCTGACCACAATGACTGCATGGCGTGCGCTTGTGACAAAGGCGAGACTGCGTGCAGGACAGGACATTCTCATAGTTGGGATTGGTGGAGGTCTCGCAGTCGCGGCCCTTCAGATAGCTGGGGCGCTGGGAGCAAGAGCAATCGTGACTTCCTCATCTGATGAGAAGTTGAAGAGGGCAGTAGAGCTGGGGGCTGCACAGACCATCAACCACAGGGAACAGCCCGATTACCACAAAGAGGTATGGAGGCTGACGAACAGGCGAGGCGTCGATGTTGTCCTTGACTCGGTCGGCCAAGCCACATGGGAGAGAAGCCTTCGCAGTCTGAGAAAGGGAGGGAGGCTTATCGTTCCGGGTGCCACTTCAGGACCGAACGCCACAACAAACGTGTCACTCGTGTTCTGGAAGCAGCTCGAGATACTGGGCACCACGATGGGCAGCCGGTCCGAGCTGAGAGACGCACTAAGGCTGGTATGGAGTGGCAGAGTGAGACCGGTGGTGGACCGTGTGATGCCCCTGTCGAAGGCACGAGAGGCACACGAGGTCTTGGAGAGAGGAGAGCAGTTCGGCAAGATCATCATGACGCCCTAG